One part of the Desulfonema ishimotonii genome encodes these proteins:
- a CDS encoding PEP-CTERM sorting domain-containing protein has protein sequence MKNFLGIMVAFLAVMLALPLAAQAYTYSNVSFDYGDFTNTGKLTADGVTHSSGWTVAIDVTLTDEEDVDELVMAYCIEPNQNAYSGNMDMAVELVSLSEVNGGLEAAWLFEYAYDNSAGYTEKELESGLQLAIWEVTTEDDGDYDLASGDFFMEKTWSESADLASSYLTALEENFASADVASLSSNYVAAQHATYQDFILRYDGFTPAGGVAATPEPASMLLLAFGLFGLAGLKRKFNK, from the coding sequence ATGAAAAATTTTTTAGGCATCATGGTTGCTTTTTTAGCTGTCATGCTGGCCCTGCCGCTGGCCGCTCAGGCGTACACTTACTCAAATGTTTCCTTTGATTATGGGGATTTTACGAACACAGGAAAACTTACCGCAGACGGAGTGACTCACAGCAGCGGGTGGACCGTTGCCATTGACGTTACCCTGACAGATGAGGAAGACGTGGATGAGCTGGTCATGGCATACTGCATTGAACCCAATCAGAATGCATATTCAGGAAATATGGATATGGCGGTTGAGCTGGTATCCCTGAGCGAAGTTAACGGTGGCTTGGAAGCAGCATGGCTGTTTGAGTATGCTTATGATAACTCAGCCGGATACACCGAGAAAGAGTTGGAGAGCGGACTTCAGTTGGCCATCTGGGAAGTCACTACTGAGGATGACGGAGATTACGACCTTGCATCCGGTGATTTCTTTATGGAAAAAACCTGGAGTGAGAGTGCGGATCTGGCAAGTTCTTATCTGACAGCGCTGGAAGAAAATTTCGCTTCTGCTGACGTGGCTTCCCTGAGCAGCAATTATGTTGCAGCCCAACATGCGACGTATCAGGATTTTATCCTCAGATATGACGGATTCACCCCGGCTGGCGGCGTGGCAGCCACACCCGAACCGGCTTCAATGCTGCTGCTGGCATTCGGCCTGTTCGGCCTCGCCGGGCTGAAGAGAAAATTCAATAAATAA
- a CDS encoding C39 family peptidase, with protein MATSVIIDDVPAYDYYEGCGPTAAAMIIGYWDMNGYDNLFDASGWDEVSETENVADEISSPEHYSGNYDAADTSIADFFRTSEDGLQPGWSYLNYSDNAFEEYAAYRGYEFDADDTSYYSFSWDEFVTEIDADNPMMFLVDTNGDASTDHFVPVIGYEDRGEDGLWYAAYSTWSESEADIYWQEYQAMGLGNDWGVGYITSVKPVSAPDSDSSSSQEDPSGTETEDPATPAPTPEPATVMLLGLGLGGLALLRKRS; from the coding sequence ATGGCAACGTCGGTGATCATAGACGATGTTCCCGCATATGATTATTATGAAGGATGCGGGCCGACCGCAGCAGCCATGATCATCGGCTACTGGGATATGAATGGCTATGACAACCTGTTTGATGCCAGCGGATGGGATGAGGTCAGTGAAACGGAAAATGTGGCGGATGAGATTTCCAGCCCGGAGCATTACAGCGGCAACTATGACGCAGCGGATACCAGTATCGCAGATTTTTTCCGCACATCCGAAGACGGCTTGCAGCCTGGCTGGAGCTATCTGAACTATTCGGACAATGCCTTTGAGGAATATGCCGCATACCGGGGATATGAATTTGATGCCGACGATACCAGTTATTACAGCTTTTCATGGGATGAGTTTGTCACAGAAATTGACGCAGACAACCCCATGATGTTTCTCGTGGATACCAACGGGGATGCATCCACAGATCACTTTGTACCGGTCATCGGCTATGAAGATCGCGGAGAGGATGGCCTGTGGTATGCGGCCTATTCCACCTGGAGCGAGAGTGAGGCGGACATATACTGGCAGGAATATCAGGCGATGGGCCTGGGCAATGACTGGGGGGTGGGTTACATCACCAGCGTTAAGCCGGTCAGCGCGCCGGATTCAGATTCCTCATCATCACAGGAAGACCCATCCGGGACAGAGACAGAAGACCCGGCAACACCGGCTCCCACACCGGAACCTGCGACGGTCATGCTCCTGGGGCTTGGCCTCGGGGGACTGGCGCTTCTGAGAAAAAGATCCTGA
- a CDS encoding lipid-binding SYLF domain-containing protein — MLIIPALAEAQNDEKTETLVLAAQKTFNNFRADPDMGWFRNNVKTAKGVFIVPSLLKAGFIFGGSGGNGVLLAHDENTGQWSYPAFFTMGAGSFGFQAGVEKAEVILMVLTQKGMDSMLSTSFKLGADVTVAAGPVGAGAKFQMVDILAFSRSKGIYGGISLEGAVITPRDARNEAYYGKPCRSVDILIRHSVTNPQADPLRAVVAHTTGK, encoded by the coding sequence ATGCTGATCATTCCAGCGCTTGCCGAAGCACAAAATGATGAAAAAACGGAAACTCTGGTGCTGGCAGCCCAGAAAACCTTTAATAACTTCAGGGCAGACCCTGATATGGGCTGGTTCCGCAACAATGTGAAAACGGCCAAAGGTGTTTTCATTGTGCCGAGCCTCCTGAAAGCCGGATTCATCTTCGGCGGTTCCGGCGGAAACGGCGTATTGCTGGCCCACGATGAGAATACAGGGCAATGGAGTTACCCGGCTTTTTTTACAATGGGGGCAGGCTCCTTCGGTTTTCAGGCCGGTGTGGAAAAGGCCGAGGTGATCCTGATGGTGCTGACTCAGAAAGGAATGGACTCCATGCTCTCCACGTCGTTTAAGCTCGGCGCGGATGTGACCGTGGCGGCCGGTCCGGTGGGGGCGGGCGCGAAATTCCAGATGGTTGACATTCTCGCCTTTTCAAGGTCTAAGGGAATTTACGGCGGCATCTCCCTGGAGGGGGCCGTGATTACCCCGAGGGATGCGCGGAACGAGGCCTATTACGGCAAACCCTGCCGATCCGTGGATATTCTCATCCGGCACAGCGTCACAAATCCCCAGGCCGATCCGCTCCGGGCCGTGGTGGCCCATACCACCGGCAAATAA
- a CDS encoding lysophospholipid acyltransferase family protein: MHYTIFDTPIIRTLTRWLALFWLKMLGWRAEGEVPDVPKYVIIAAPHTSNWDFVYTLLVSFALRLNVRVMLKKEMFRWPLGYMFRWLSAIPVDRDKSNNVVDYMVSTFHARDTLALVISPAGTRKKVMYWKSGFYHIANGAKVPIVLGYIDYRRKLGGIGPAIMPSGNIDKDMTVIRAFYADIGAKYPEKAIDKPKKAVLS; encoded by the coding sequence ATGCACTATACTATTTTTGACACCCCCATTATCAGAACCCTGACCCGCTGGCTTGCCCTCTTCTGGCTGAAGATGCTCGGATGGCGGGCTGAAGGAGAGGTGCCGGATGTTCCCAAATATGTGATCATTGCCGCCCCGCACACGTCAAACTGGGATTTTGTCTATACGCTTCTCGTCTCCTTTGCTTTACGGCTCAATGTCCGCGTGATGCTGAAAAAAGAGATGTTCCGCTGGCCCCTGGGTTATATGTTCCGCTGGCTGTCGGCCATTCCTGTTGATCGGGATAAATCCAACAATGTGGTCGATTACATGGTTAGCACCTTTCACGCAAGAGACACTCTGGCCCTGGTGATCTCGCCTGCGGGAACGCGGAAAAAAGTGATGTACTGGAAATCGGGATTCTACCACATTGCCAATGGCGCAAAGGTTCCCATTGTTCTCGGATATATTGATTACCGCCGCAAGTTGGGGGGCATCGGCCCGGCCATCATGCCGAGCGGCAACATTGACAAAGACATGACGGTGATTCGGGCTTTCTACGCGGATATCGGCGCAAAATACCCGGAAAAGGCCATTGACAAACCGAAAAAGGCAGTGCTGTCCTAA
- a CDS encoding thioester domain-containing protein, whose translation MKKILGVMVAFLVVILALPLSAQAYSYSKVYFDNDNKKNLGELTADGEHYSWAPASDFSVKLVEDDGATEWVKAYCIEPNQDAVLGGDLSTEVELTTLDNVTGGLEAAWLFDYAYDDYDSGDYSESELNGALQLAIWEVITEDDGNYDLYTGDFFIGDNSKANVDLTNSYLAALETDFASADQAYLSSKYVAAQNATYQDFILRYDGFTPAGGVIEPPESTPTPEPASMLLLAFGLFGLAGLKRKFNK comes from the coding sequence ATGAAAAAAATTTTGGGTGTTATGGTTGCTTTTTTAGTGGTCATCCTGGCACTGCCCCTTTCAGCGCAGGCGTACAGCTATTCAAAGGTTTACTTTGACAATGATAACAAAAAGAATTTAGGGGAGCTGACGGCAGACGGAGAGCATTATTCCTGGGCCCCCGCCAGCGACTTTAGTGTTAAGCTGGTGGAAGACGACGGCGCGACAGAATGGGTGAAAGCATATTGCATTGAACCCAATCAGGATGCCGTACTGGGTGGAGACCTGTCAACAGAGGTTGAGCTGACGACTCTGGACAATGTCACAGGCGGTCTGGAAGCAGCGTGGCTGTTTGATTACGCTTATGACGATTATGATTCAGGCGATTATAGCGAATCAGAGTTAAACGGCGCGCTTCAGCTGGCAATCTGGGAAGTCATTACGGAAGATGACGGTAACTACGATCTTTACACCGGCGATTTTTTCATCGGCGACAACAGCAAAGCCAATGTTGACCTGACCAATTCTTACCTGGCAGCACTGGAAACAGACTTCGCTTCTGCTGACCAAGCTTACCTCAGCAGCAAGTATGTCGCAGCCCAGAATGCGACATATCAGGACTTTATCCTCAGATATGACGGATTTACCCCGGCTGGCGGCGTGATTGAGCCGCCCGAATCCACACCCACGCCCGAACCGGCCTCAATGCTGCTGCTGGCCTTCGGCCTGTTTGGCCTCGCCGGATTAAAGAGAAAATTCAACAAATAA
- the pyrF gene encoding orotidine-5'-phosphate decarboxylase, with translation MKQAKDYIIFPLDFPSEKEAREYVSLLSGEVGMFKVGLELFIQSGPEIVRHIRDTGGAKIFLDLKLHDIPATVGRAMKRVADLGVTFATVHCGESRNMLEAAVEGSGGNVGVLGVTVLTSVSDQDIAQAGFRDEFAADMSALVMRRAAMAKAAGCAGVVCSGLEVGQIRSAFGKDFAAITPGIRPAWELAEDDQKRVTTPAQAIQNGSDFLVIGRPIRDAEDPRTAARKIAEEIGTVI, from the coding sequence ATGAAACAGGCAAAAGACTACATCATATTTCCGCTCGATTTTCCCTCTGAAAAAGAGGCCAGAGAATATGTGTCACTTCTCTCCGGCGAGGTCGGCATGTTCAAGGTGGGACTGGAACTGTTTATCCAGTCCGGCCCGGAGATCGTCCGCCATATCCGGGATACCGGGGGGGCAAAGATATTTCTGGACCTGAAGCTGCACGACATCCCGGCCACCGTCGGCAGGGCTATGAAACGTGTTGCCGATCTCGGTGTGACCTTTGCCACGGTCCACTGCGGGGAGAGCCGGAACATGCTGGAAGCGGCGGTTGAGGGCAGCGGCGGCAACGTCGGCGTGCTGGGGGTGACGGTGCTGACCAGCGTATCGGATCAGGATATCGCCCAGGCCGGGTTCCGGGATGAATTCGCGGCTGACATGTCGGCCCTGGTGATGAGGCGGGCCGCAATGGCAAAGGCGGCCGGATGCGCCGGGGTGGTCTGCTCCGGGCTGGAGGTGGGCCAGATCAGATCGGCCTTCGGGAAAGACTTTGCGGCCATCACGCCCGGCATCCGACCGGCATGGGAGCTGGCGGAGGATGATCAGAAGCGCGTCACAACACCGGCTCAGGCGATTCAGAACGGTTCGGATTTTCTGGTGATCGGCCGGCCCATCCGGGATGCCGAAGATCCCCGGACCGCAGCACGGAAAATCGCGGAAGAGATCGGAACAGTTATTTAA
- a CDS encoding response regulator: protein MIRRILLKGHDVNFINALRRHLKRERFVLEEAGGPTDARDKIRTAYLLGIPFDLIIIEAGGPSPEMYTLWGWIKKKHPDISIITISGFGPYDRQIESLRADQDIFCQKPITPEEMIALIRMIDLNRRGKVI, encoded by the coding sequence TTGATCAGACGCATTTTGCTGAAGGGCCATGACGTCAATTTTATTAATGCCCTGAGACGACATCTGAAAAGGGAGCGTTTTGTACTGGAAGAAGCCGGTGGGCCGACCGATGCCCGTGATAAAATCAGAACCGCCTATTTGTTGGGAATCCCTTTTGACCTGATTATTATAGAGGCCGGGGGGCCGTCCCCTGAAATGTATACCCTCTGGGGCTGGATCAAAAAAAAGCATCCGGATATTTCCATCATCACCATTTCCGGCTTTGGCCCTTATGACAGGCAGATTGAATCGCTCAGGGCTGACCAGGATATTTTCTGCCAGAAACCCATCACCCCCGAAGAGATGATCGCCCTTATCCGCATGATCGACCTGAACCGGCGCGGGAAGGTGATCTGA
- a CDS encoding SpoIIE family protein phosphatase has translation MRIRWKTLLLLLLISILPMLVMRWKGHHVIQELGDDLALRTRSALTHQATLALKRLVEDHARVLKREAALIMLSLHLQASEVEKKLFSPPGQTGSGIFERFADADSNKNMLSEQYCSLKGNGECSPMTVSYSDQTVSVPTGMASDDTAAVMQRLSSMVPVYRELNNKHQGLFLWQLTALDNGVQSIYPAVGHIPVYDILQTEWYQAVKEKNEAMWGRPRIDPLTKKIVFPIAIPLHNARGVFCGVTAVMYPVSVALHENEHIRMLSENVISLLVRPVRMQNSEDTAIRIIASEDGQPTRHRGWRFMTAPQWLRSPDRKPLHQMTSDLLDFRAGVREISYQKEESLMAYSPISSNGVFLLLIAPKADLVREANAMEQYVQKRFEEDLKITRAIFLLVVLSVVCLSLILSRYVTRNIQKLADASGRLAAGDFSARVDIRTKDEIGEFGRRFNRMVPALEERFRMKQGLEFASNVQQNLLPRSPPEMKGVEIAATSIYCDETGGDFYDFIRLHRGHAESIGVAVGDVSGHGISAALLMATARAFLRCRVGQPGTLTEMITEVNRLLCQDTRVTNQFMTLFYAEIIPEDRTLSWIRAGHDPAMLYDPAKDVFTELMGRGMALGIDSDFLYAENHLENLEKGQVLVIGTDGIWETHNPDGEMFGKARLRDLIRLHGHQSAREILDAVTRAIHGFQETASREDDITLVIVRIIR, from the coding sequence ATGCGGATCCGATGGAAAACCCTGCTGCTGCTGTTGCTGATTTCAATTCTGCCCATGCTTGTGATGCGATGGAAAGGACATCATGTCATACAGGAACTGGGAGATGACCTGGCACTGAGAACCCGGAGTGCCCTGACCCATCAGGCGACGCTGGCGCTGAAGCGTCTGGTGGAAGATCACGCCAGGGTGCTGAAGCGCGAAGCCGCTCTGATTATGCTCTCCCTCCATTTACAGGCCTCGGAAGTGGAAAAAAAGCTGTTCAGCCCGCCCGGACAGACCGGCAGCGGCATTTTTGAGCGCTTCGCTGATGCAGATAGTAATAAAAATATGCTGTCTGAACAGTATTGCAGTCTGAAGGGAAACGGCGAATGCAGTCCCATGACAGTTTCTTATTCAGACCAGACGGTTTCCGTTCCCACGGGTATGGCGTCCGACGATACGGCTGCGGTCATGCAGCGGCTTTCATCAATGGTCCCGGTTTACCGGGAGCTTAACAATAAACACCAGGGCCTTTTTCTGTGGCAGCTTACCGCGCTGGATAACGGGGTACAGAGCATTTATCCGGCGGTCGGTCACATTCCTGTGTATGATATACTTCAGACCGAGTGGTATCAGGCTGTCAAAGAAAAAAATGAGGCCATGTGGGGACGTCCCCGCATCGACCCGCTGACAAAGAAAATCGTTTTTCCCATCGCCATTCCGCTCCACAATGCCCGGGGCGTGTTCTGCGGCGTCACGGCAGTCATGTATCCTGTCAGCGTGGCTCTTCACGAAAATGAACATATTCGGATGTTATCCGAAAATGTCATCTCGCTTCTGGTGCGTCCGGTCAGGATGCAGAATTCAGAAGATACCGCCATCCGCATTATCGCCAGTGAGGACGGTCAGCCGACCCGTCACCGGGGCTGGCGCTTCATGACTGCCCCGCAGTGGCTCCGATCTCCTGATCGGAAGCCGTTGCATCAGATGACGTCGGATCTGCTGGATTTCAGGGCAGGTGTCCGGGAAATTTCTTACCAGAAAGAGGAAAGCCTGATGGCCTACAGTCCGATCAGCAGCAACGGCGTCTTCCTGCTGCTGATTGCTCCCAAAGCAGACCTGGTCAGAGAGGCCAATGCAATGGAGCAGTACGTCCAGAAGCGGTTTGAAGAGGACCTGAAGATCACCCGTGCGATCTTTCTGCTGGTGGTTCTGAGCGTTGTCTGCCTGTCGCTGATTTTATCCCGATACGTTACCCGCAACATCCAGAAGCTGGCCGATGCGTCCGGTCGCCTGGCCGCCGGTGATTTCAGCGCGAGGGTGGATATTCGCACAAAGGATGAGATCGGCGAGTTCGGCAGACGCTTCAACCGCATGGTTCCGGCGCTGGAGGAGCGGTTCCGCATGAAGCAGGGCCTGGAATTTGCCAGCAATGTCCAGCAGAACCTGCTGCCCCGGTCCCCGCCGGAGATGAAAGGCGTTGAGATTGCCGCAACCAGCATTTACTGCGATGAGACCGGGGGGGATTTTTATGATTTTATCCGGTTGCACCGGGGCCATGCCGAGAGCATCGGGGTGGCGGTCGGTGATGTTTCGGGCCACGGGATATCGGCGGCCCTGCTCATGGCAACCGCCAGGGCTTTTCTGAGATGCCGGGTCGGCCAGCCGGGCACGCTCACCGAGATGATTACCGAGGTCAACCGCCTGCTCTGTCAGGACACCCGTGTGACGAATCAGTTTATGACCCTGTTTTATGCCGAGATAATCCCGGAGGACAGAACGCTTTCATGGATCAGGGCCGGACATGATCCCGCCATGCTGTACGATCCGGCAAAAGATGTCTTTACCGAGCTGATGGGCCGGGGAATGGCGCTGGGGATTGACAGCGATTTTCTGTACGCGGAAAATCATCTGGAAAATCTGGAAAAAGGGCAGGTGCTGGTGATCGGAACGGACGGGATCTGGGAAACCCACAACCCCGATGGTGAGATGTTCGGCAAAGCGCGCCTGAGAGACCTGATCCGGCTGCACGGGCATCAGTCGGCACGGGAGATATTGGACGCCGTTACCCGCGCCATACACGGATTTCAGGAGACCGCATCCCGGGAAGATGACATAACCCTTGTGATTGTCAGGATTATCCGGTAA
- a CDS encoding putative lipoprotein: MKPPPIRITLALLAAAFLLSACSISYSSGKSSDSVKSLFDSSTSSSGKKEESEAAYRNDIRHMTAVFLETGLPSEKYMREIGRIAERHGITDWEREEGTYAAIGAGLKKAGIPASDLRDVGFLADVFSGKADVSAAILRGYAL, encoded by the coding sequence ATGAAACCGCCCCCCATCAGAATTACGCTGGCCCTGCTGGCCGCCGCCTTTCTCCTGTCGGCCTGCTCCATATCCTACTCTTCCGGCAAATCTTCCGATTCTGTGAAATCCCTGTTCGACTCCTCCACCTCATCCAGCGGCAAAAAGGAGGAAAGCGAGGCGGCATATCGTAACGATATACGCCACATGACGGCTGTTTTTCTGGAAACCGGCCTTCCGTCGGAGAAATACATGCGGGAGATCGGGCGGATTGCCGAACGTCACGGCATTACAGACTGGGAGCGCGAAGAGGGAACCTATGCCGCCATCGGCGCTGGTCTGAAAAAGGCAGGGATTCCGGCGTCAGATCTGCGGGATGTGGGATTTCTGGCTGACGTTTTTTCAGGGAAAGCGGACGTATCCGCTGCGATCCTCAGAGGCTATGCCCTGTAG